The following is a genomic window from Phaseolus vulgaris cultivar G19833 chromosome 6, P. vulgaris v2.0, whole genome shotgun sequence.
TTCTCTTATACCAATGTTGCACCCCAACAAGCTCGAACCAAAGCTCGCAGTGAATTAGTCATGAACACGTTGAAAAAAAAGTATGGTTATACTTCCCCGTATGAGAAATTGGCTCGCAAAGATTCTCATGATGAGAGAACACAGGTATCCTCTACGAGAGACCAGTATGCTCAGGCTCGCCAAGAGTTGGTCAAAGAGACAATTAGTAACCTTGGGTTTAAAAAATAGCAGAAGTTAGGTTCTGAAAGCTTTGGTTTTCATACTTGCTCCTTTGGTCCTTTATGTGATTCCCAAATCAATGAAGAATAAATATTGTTGCTAATGCAATCAGCAGGCACATCTTCAATATTTATAGCAGTACATGAGTTTCTATTTTGTTTATAGTTGCACTTTGGTATGAAGTTTCTAATTTCTGCTATCAAGATTGTTAATTTTTCTGTGATTCTTGTCAAATTCTGAGCAGATATTTAAAGGGGATCAAGATAATGCAGAGTGTCTTTTAAATTGACGAGTTTCTGCAatgtttataaatatttgttttgttttgtttttcttcaaatCCTTTAGTGCAAACATATCATAAACTGGTTCAAAATGGCTTCTCCGATGTATGAGATCCACTACTTTTTATCTTTTGGTCATCTTCTCCATGAAGGATTTAACTGGTATCTTCTCTGTGAAGGCTTCCTGTCTATCATCTAAGAAAAACATAAAGTCTATATATGCTATTAAAGTGAAATTAGGctagtaaattaattttaaaacaagGGCTTTTTCCAGTGTCTTCAAATAGTAAAAGCCAATTTTGCAGCTTATGTAgaaaaggaacaaaagcaaatcttgtagcacaatttaaattattcattataaattcaaagtataatttatatatttaaagatattgacttattatgaattatacttaaaatataatttatacattaaaaaaatatgtacttatcgtaaatttaattatataaatatttattctataCTTTGAATAAATACTCATTTTAAAGAACCAAAACCAAAGCTTAAggctttttttaatatattgttttttaattatttatctaaaTAATGCATctcctattttatttatttatccaatttttttaaaattttatttatttatattttattttttttgattttttttaatttatgttggttttaattaaaattttaatgtatatatttaatatttttaattaatttaaatatttaacttattttcaataaatacaaatattttaacatttctaATTAAATTTTCAAAGAGATGTATAggtaaataaaaacaaatttaaaagaaatcagTTAGTGAATAAAGATTTCTCatgtataaaaatttaaattttttaggtAAGATATGATTTCTCACCTTAAAAGTAATTAGTATATTTGGTAAATAAAATTGGAGATGagttataaaaatacaaaaacagcatactaaaaaatttcaaaattcacaTATTTGGCAAACATCCTAAAACGATATTAAGAAGACATGTGTAACTTTTACTCCTTTATTGGCAAAGCATCTTGTCCAAAGTACATATCACAGAAAATTTGAGGTGGTGGAAGTGAGAATCATCAACCAGTACTCTACTTTTTCATGATTTTAAAAAAGCTTacacaaacaaatattttaatactgCACAGTGAATAATGCAAACATAAAGAAATGTAAAAACAAGAATTCATTGTGTGAAATGACAGAACCTCTACTTGAAGTGTTCCTTGTGCCCTTTCATTCTAAATGTAAAGAATAGGATTTGCAAACTGTTGCAGTTGTAGCTGAGTTAGAAAGTGATTCTAACTTTGCGTTGTCTTCAGGGGAAGCATCTCCAACTCATATATCTGAAAGGGCAGAAAGAACCTGCTTGTGTATGGTTCCATTACCCTTCTGCAGCATCTAGTAGTAAACCCTTGAATCAGGTTTCAGCTTGCCAAACCACTACAAAGTTTTGCAGTTCAAAAGGCATTGAAGTCCACTCATGTCTTTCGAAGATGTTAAGGCTGCTGCTAGTGAGTTCGGTATGTGATTTGCTATATACATATGTTTTACACTTTTCATGTATCTAGATTTTGATACcagtaaaaaaaatttcttcagTGTGTGCTCCTATAGTTTCACAATCAATATGTTGATGAATTGAACTTTAGCATTATAGATAGGAaacattttctttttatgaGAAGATTAAAGGGACCAAAAGTCAGGCCGAAAGAgatatgatgagaatcaaaaccaaaatttatgaaaattggAATGACTAAAATCTACTTTGAACCAAAATGAAAAATACTACTTTAGATCAAATAAATGCAAAAAACTGAAGTTTAGAGAGAAAAATATAATCCTcccttttttttcaatttgatgTCTAGTCTCCCTTTGTTGAAAAGCTCAACTCTTCTACTTGTGAACTATGATGTACCCAGATGTTCTTCATAAGCATACTTTTCAGACGATAATATTCATAGTTTATACATTCACAGTGAGAACAGACATAAAAACATGCTCATTAAGTgctgttttttaaaaaaaaaaattgtggccTTTTAGCCATTATATTTAGCAATACATGCCTAAAACATATACATCTATTTGAttggttaaaatttattaaaaactacaAAATTATGAGTTCAATGACTAAGGAGTGAGAGCTAGACAACTTTGTGATTTCCGACAAATTTCAATCAATAGGAAAGACTATATTAGAAAGAGAGCATTCAGAGAGTATATTGTTAGCATTTTTGGTGTTTTCATGCTTCCATAGGAACTGATGTTGTTGCATTTATGGTCCAAAGCTAAGGGATTTAATCACAGTTACTACCACCCGTTGCACATAGCAATACTAAAAGGAGATTGGCAATCTACAAAGGCTTTTCTTGACAATGATCCAAGTGCATGGACTGCTAAGATCACCATACTTGGCAGGACTGCGCTGCATGTAGCAGCTGTAGGAGGGCAGTGGCCAATTGTTGAGAAGTTGGTGCAACATGTTCCTGCACAAGTACTTGAAGAGCTGGACTTGATGGGTTGTACTTGCCTGCACTATGTTGCAATGGGGGAAAGCAGAAGTGCTGCCGAGGCATTGGTGGCTAAAAATCCCTCTCTGACACAACTCACTGACTTTAAAGGATTCACACCACTTATCTACAGTATTACCTCTGCTAGATGCAAAGAAATGGTGTGGTACTTTGTTTTGAATACTACAGACGAGAGACCTGGCAGTCCTTTCACTGGTCCTTCTGCTGGTCAACTTATTGCTTTGCTTACAGCTGCAGGATTTCATggtaaacaattttttttttctcagcaGAGAGAGATAATATACAGTAGTAGGTACCTAAATGTTGGgaaaatcagaattaattctCCCTCATGTTCCTTTTTTTCTGTTTTACATACCTAAATTATCACACAAAGTAAATGACGTGGACTTTGATTTCTGCTTCCACCCCTTCAACTTTCAACTGCATCAATGTTCTATTATGTCCACCATCTGTAACTGGAGCTTGTCACTGGGCATATGAATATGAGCAAGATGCCGTATACCCTCTCACCCACATCCATCTAAAGAAAGTAGTGTCCTTCATGATTGGGATATGATGAAAACTTTCATCAGAGAACACACATTCGTTTCGAATCTCTTTTCCTTCCTTTGAGTTTCCTATAACCAAAAATTACACAAAGTGTTTAAAAGCATTTTGTGGCATCGGTCACGTTGTACCAACCCACCACAAGCATTGACTCCATACCTTAAGACTTTTCTCACATGCAAACAAAATGTGAACTAAAGCTTCTTGGTCCAAAGAAGGGACACTCCACTTTGGATAAATTTTCTGCTGTAGCCAATCTATTGTTGAGTACTTTCTagagaaaacatttttctttggGTGGAATTTTAAGTCACCATATTTTTACTCTGTCTTTATCAACCTGAACACCATACCTAAGCAAATCTAGCGCTTCTGAAGTTGCTTTGACTGAGAATCTGTCATCATGGAAATGtcaattttcattttgttctctattttttaaattttgtaaggAAAATTGTGAAAACGACATTAAAATAAAGTTGTGACAAAATGGTAATATCAACAGACTTCTATTTTCACCATTCCTTTTACAAAATTTTGATATCAGGAAACAAAAGAAATGAAGtgtcatttttataattatttgtgaaaacaaaacattttcctAGACTCGAGAGATCCTTAAATTTTCTTGAAATTTTCAAGACATGTAGAATTTACTTGAACTAATGAAGTATAGTGCCATTCTTCTACTCTTAAATTTGCCTATTAGTAGTTTCAGGCTTTCAGcacaatatttttatatatgtaatGCACCATAAAAAGCCAGAGATTACCAAATTATTAAAACATCCATACACACTCTACTTCATGCTTTAGAATAATTATCAATTATGCTACTTTAATAACCAAGCATATAAAACATACTATTATCCTTGTTGTTTATATTTATAGCTATTATTTTGGGTCTCCCATTTACAGATGTCACTATATATCTTCTCCAGCGCTACCCAAATTTGGCTACTCTATCAGACTCAAAGGGAAGCATTATACTTAATGTTTTGTCAAAATTGCCCTCGGACTTTCAAAGTGGAAATAAGCTTGGGTTTTGGAAAAGATGCATTTATCACTGTAAGGACCCTATTTTGATATTATTCTCTTTTCTTACCAAGCTTCATTGCAATACACTTCTGCCTAAATGACATTAAACTTTCCTCTTCAACTATATTAGGTGTGCCAGATGAACTTGATTTTTTACCACCAAGTCATTTGAGAGGaaatttgaaaaattctttGGGGAATTCAAGCCATCATCACCAATCTTATTTTGGAAGTACAATGTGGAATGGCATTCAGAATATTGGTATGTTGTACTTGTCCTGAAGAGCGTTTCCATATATCCTTAAACTATTGTATTctccttttaatttttatactttaattaaaacaaataaaaacttCATGTGCAGTTCCTGGTATAAAGTTAGTCAGAGAGGCTAAGTTGAGACACGTATCTGCTGCGAGATTGGTGGAACTCGTTTGCACACAGGTTTCAAATTTGAATGATGCTGAATTCTGGCAGTCTTTTGTGAATGCAGACATTGTTTTCAATGCCTCATCATCAGGCATAGTTGAAATTTTAAGGATCTGTTTCCAGTTTTTTCCTGATTTGGTTTGGACTCACATGCCAAATGAAGGATATGTAGCTCAAACtgccatcaagtataggcaagAGAAGGTTTTTAGTCTTCTATGCAAGATGCCTATAGTTTGCAAGTTTTTAGTCCTGGCATTAGATGAATCACAAAACTCCACATCACATCTAGCAGCAAGGTTTGCTTCTCCTCAACAGGCATCAATTTCTGGTGCAGCCTTTCAAATGCAAAAAGAGTTGCAGTGGTTTAAGGTTTGTTTTATCTCATAACTCCCTTATTAGAAATTTTTGAAGATCAATTATGCTAAAATATTGATAACACTTTATAATGTCCAACAGGAAGTAGAGAAATGGGATCACCCTCTTCATAAAGAAGTTAAAAACAAAGATGGTAAAACACCTTGGCAATTGTTCAGGGAAGAGCATAAGCCCTTGCTTGAAGAAGCAAAGACTTGGATGAAAGATACATCAAACTCTTGTATGTTGGTGGCAACTCTTATTGCTACAGTTGTCTTTGCTGCTTCCATAACAGTACCTGGTGGAAACAACCAAGAGAAAGGATTTCCATTATTCTTGTCAGATAGCACATTCATGGTGTTCATTGTGTCAGATACATTAGCTTTGTTTTCCTCCATGGTTTCCCTTTTGATGTTTTTATCAATTCTAACTGCACATTATGCAGAAGAAGATTTTCTCAAGAGATTACCTGAGAGAATAATATTGGGTCTGGCTTCTTTGTTCTTTTCCATTGTAACTACAATGATAGCATTTGGTGCAGGTCTGGATTTGTTGCTAAGGGAGAGACTGAAATGGGTGTCAATCCCAATTGCTCTTCTGGCATGTGTTCCAGTTGCCCTATTTGCAAGGCTTCAACTTCCCTTGTTCATACAAATGATCATATCAACTTATGGTTCTTGTATATATCATCATCAAAGTCTTTGGTAAGGACTCTTGTGTTGTTCCAGCATATGAAAAATAGGCTGAAGAATGGAAATGTAAAACCATGAGGTTTTAGTTTTGGAATTTGTTATTATTGAGTGTAGTCCGAAGTTGGTTTCACAAACTATAATGAAAATAGAATTTGACCAAACTGCTTTCGGAAATACTTCCCAGTCTTCTAAACACTTGTCACTAATAATCtctcaaaatttaataaattagtcCTTATACATGAACGTGGCGATCTCTTATTATTCGTTAATGCACTACTATGAAACAATTTTCTAAAGCTAATAAATTTTAGTCACAAATATTTGGAATGTTACATGATATTGATTAGCTATGTTGGCtgtattagtattttatttgtTAAGAATATTGAAGTTGGTTTACATATTGTTATTCGATCAAAATgactacaatattttttatgcaattcAAACTATTTCGAGTTGTATGCCATTCTGTATAAATACACGTCACTTGTATCTTTATTAAAATTTCTGATTAAATATCCAATTTATTAGTTTTTCCAAATTTGTTTTAGAAGTAAAGCGAGAGTGTTTTTTGGTCCTTTTGATACTTTAGTTTATGCtagagtttttttatatttgttcttTAACAAGCTATAACATGAACAAGAACATAACTGGGTTTccaaattgtttaaaaaatactaCTAATTGGTAACGGATTTGCTTATACCACACTATTTGAAAAACCAGCACATCATGTTCAGGAAAATACAAGGTGAGAGAGTCATGTACTATAAATCTGTAACGGTGGAGATAATCGATTTAAACTCACTCTAAATAAAGAAATAGAAGTTATTGGCCATGTTTACACCATAAACCGTTCCCTCCTCAAGAAAGTCGACTTCCTAGCAGAACGTATAATCTGACTGGATAGTTAAGACCATCAAGAAAATCTGATAAAAAGAGTTAGGAAGATAGACAATATCTTAAGCAGCACCCTTGCCCTTCTTCTTCTGAAGCTTCTTCATGTAAAATTCCAGCTCTTTGCCCTCTAATATATATCTGCCAATAATTTAGAAGACATTAAGCACCAACAGCCAGAaccattaaattaaaaatgaaagaatATTGTTCACTTGGCAAAACTTTCAAGCATCTGATAtaacttaatatatttttgacGCTAGCATACCAGACATGCTGCTTCAGATTACATGATAAAATTGCTAATAAGGTATGCTACTGATTTACATCAATGTCTTGCAATTTCATTTTAGCAGAGGTAACCAAACCATTTCAAGATCTCCTCAACACAACATGAGATCAACTTGTTAACACTTGACAGACTAAATCCCTTATTTTCCGCCACTATCAACATATTTTAAATGCTAGGTCATCATATATATGCTCTTGCAAGTCACAAATGGGATGATTGTTCTAGCTATGAAaagcaattttaaaaaatactctcACTGGGAAGCAGGAAAACAAACACTATTTACATCTCCGTTATCTAATTGAGTACAAAGTAACATACCCATCAGAACGGCCACATTGGCCAGGTCGGGATGAGATACAAGCCAAAAGGCGACCACCTCCAAATTGTTCTT
Proteins encoded in this region:
- the LOC137831295 gene encoding uncharacterized protein isoform X1, which encodes MSFEDVKAAASEFAKGFNHSYYHPLHIAILKGDWQSTKAFLDNDPSAWTAKITILGRTALHVAAVGGQWPIVEKLVQHVPAQVLEELDLMGCTCLHYVAMGESRSAAEALVAKNPSLTQLTDFKGFTPLIYSITSARCKEMVWYFVLNTTDERPGSPFTGPSAGQLIALLTAAGFHDVTIYLLQRYPNLATLSDSKGSIILNVLSKLPSDFQSGNKLGFWKRCIYHCVPDELDFLPPSHLRGNLKNSLGNSSHHHQSYFGSTMWNGIQNIVPGIKLVREAKLRHVSAARLVELVCTQVSNLNDAEFWQSFVNADIVFNASSSGIVEILRICFQFFPDLVWTHMPNEGYVAQTAIKYRQEKVFSLLCKMPIVCKFLVLALDESQNSTSHLAARFASPQQASISGAAFQMQKELQWFKEVEKWDHPLHKEVKNKDGKTPWQLFREEHKPLLEEAKTWMKDTSNSCMLVATLIATVVFAASITVPGGNNQEKGFPLFLSDSTFMVFIVSDTLALFSSMVSLLMFLSILTAHYAEEDFLKRLPERIILGLASLFFSIVTTMIAFGAGLDLLLRERLKWVSIPIALLACVPVALFARLQLPLFIQMIISTYGSCIYHHQSLW
- the LOC137831295 gene encoding uncharacterized protein isoform X2, producing the protein MLRLLLVSSELMLLHLWSKAKGFNHSYYHPLHIAILKGDWQSTKAFLDNDPSAWTAKITILGRTALHVAAVGGQWPIVEKLVQHVPAQVLEELDLMGCTCLHYVAMGESRSAAEALVAKNPSLTQLTDFKGFTPLIYSITSARCKEMVWYFVLNTTDERPGSPFTGPSAGQLIALLTAAGFHDVTIYLLQRYPNLATLSDSKGSIILNVLSKLPSDFQSGNKLGFWKRCIYHCVPDELDFLPPSHLRGNLKNSLGNSSHHHQSYFGSTMWNGIQNIVPGIKLVREAKLRHVSAARLVELVCTQVSNLNDAEFWQSFVNADIVFNASSSGIVEILRICFQFFPDLVWTHMPNEGYVAQTAIKYRQEKVFSLLCKMPIVCKFLVLALDESQNSTSHLAARFASPQQASISGAAFQMQKELQWFKEVEKWDHPLHKEVKNKDGKTPWQLFREEHKPLLEEAKTWMKDTSNSCMLVATLIATVVFAASITVPGGNNQEKGFPLFLSDSTFMVFIVSDTLALFSSMVSLLMFLSILTAHYAEEDFLKRLPERIILGLASLFFSIVTTMIAFGAGLDLLLRERLKWVSIPIALLACVPVALFARLQLPLFIQMIISTYGSCIYHHQSLW